A window of Bactrocera dorsalis isolate Fly_Bdor chromosome 4, ASM2337382v1, whole genome shotgun sequence genomic DNA:
ATtgcgaaaaatcatattatactgttgaaaagAATGAGGTAATTATGCAACTTGACAAATAGTTATGCACGTGATAATGAGGAGCTTGTAAAGTTGACCATGTACTACGTAAAATTCTGGGCAGGGGCAGGTTATAGTGCGCATGGGTGCATAATAATCCGCATGATATATTACTAAAAAAGAACATGTTGATGAATATTTTTGCAAACAAGCTTCtttcgtaatattatttttctctgaGTTTAGGAGgtgttttaacaataaaaataataaaaaaaattggagtaAATGCAGCAAACCCCACCGAAAATTGTTGAACGTTTCTTAAATCGAAGGTATATTCCCGAAGAAATCCCACAATAACCACACTCAAAGATTACATAAACGATGTGTGTCTAAACGAttcagatttaaaaataatgataatattttttggaataagTAGTATGTCTCAAATAGTGAAgtgttaataaaaacaaaggtTTGTCAaccaaataccaaaaaaattaagtttttctcAGTTTTATGAAAAGatgatatttcaaataaataccatacaaaaaattgcattcaCATATCGTAATAATTTTCGGTTTATTTGACTATGAACGCAAAACTATATGAATAATTGTCCCTGTTTCTAATGGTTTGGCGGGGTGCtgtagatgtactctgttgagttggaAAAGAGAGGTTtaccgcacgcacacattcttctttggttggtggatggtggttacaccagatcaaattgatgaaatcatttctgttgaaattcctgatgcaaaaaAAGATctagtattatacgaagtgatgaaaaccaacaaggttcatggaccttgcggacaccacaatcccacttcggtttgtatgcctcacaataaatgcacgaaactctatccacttgcttttctttcggaaacacaaactagaaatgatagATATCCTCTCTCTGGAcactatcggcgtcgctcagcAGACGACAATGGCACTACATTCAGCACTCAATTTAGAATAGTAgaatcgaagttgacaacacatggatcgtactatattcaccattattgtctaattcacattcaaaactcataccAATGTtaagtattgcagtttggtgtaatcgctaaaatacgtttgtaattacgtcaccaaaggaagcaatatGGCGGTAattggtcttaaacgatacgttcgatacgtgaactgcaataaatcgttttataggatatttatatatatttccaattcataaacgttttccgactgttgtgcgtctcgctgttaatttggagaatggccaaagagtgtattttaATCCAGAGAATGCACTACAgtcagtggaaacaccgccagcaacaaaattaacattgacgagttttttctcaactttcgttagtgattcgtttgtgagaacattgctctattcggaaataccttgatattttACTTGgaatgcatcatcgaagaaataattacgaaGAAAGCAatgccaaccagtagatggacatatCTAAATtatttggacaggcttggtatgccgccgCATAATTTGAGTCTCAAAGTTGGAACtgttgttattatgtttcgcaatcttcatgcgccgaaactgagTATTGGAACTTGACTGGTTGTgccgcagctatcgaatacaaaaggGCAGAATGCTTgcttctacgaattcctttgtgTTCTAacaatttgccatttcagttgaaacgtattccgttttcagtgaaaattgcatttgagatgacaatcaacagaacacaaggatagtcgctagaagcatgtggcatacatttggaaatgctatgtttttcacgcgGCCAGATTTGTATttgtggcgtgctcacgagttggaaaaccatcttttctgtacaccggaacaaaaaccaaaaaatgttgttaatcAAGCTGCATTacacttgaaaaaaaattaaatgataaattcaactttcttttcatttcaaaacacataatttcacacaggacaacggctgcggggtcagctagttgtagaataaaaatttctacgaaaaaaattacaaaaaacaggccagattaccttACTGACCCCTTAAGGAGGAAGCTTCTCCCCTTTCTTGCTGGGATGCTTGTTTACCGTCACTCTTTCGTTGTGCGTATTTTGccaattacttacatatgtatatttgcgatttattaaattaattgccCACATGTTGTcacaatattaagaaaatttatttatttattaactttttaatatagCACATTTTCAAGTTCAAGGAAGTAACGACATCCTCAGTTCAGGTCAGCAATTTTAAAATCGATGGATTGAATAATGAATGATGAAATAGAAAAAGTATACTTTTATATAGCGCTCTGTTATGTTTCTCAAAGTTGATTCATTGCTGGAAAGTCCGAACAAATAGGGTTCTGtaatatgcaaatgaaaatatccgCTGAAAATTCAAGAGCGCCGGACAGAACTTTTTTCGCCGTGAATACTCTATCAAATAACATTATTTGAAATCACActtctaataataaataaataattttcattaaagtgTATGCCTCTTCAACACTTTAGCACCTCTCTTCTGCCAGTTcggcaaatatttaatattgtacaattcGCAATTAAATCAAGGTATTACAttcacatataaaattttaattatacatagTCCTGTTATAGTAATATTACTTTGCATTCTTTTCGCGACAAATCATTTATAAGGGCATATGAAATGAAAACGAAGTGTCAGAAGGTTTTTGTTTAGACGTTTCCTCAAGTAATTTAGTagtgaaatttattattagtgCGATTTTGTATATAAACCAGAGTCTAATAAAttgtgcaaaattaaaaaaaaaaaaacgtttgaaaAGATTCTAAACTGTCCTCGTAAAAGAACTAGCAATACTTGATGTGctgaagaaaatattcatacGATGACTTCCATTAAGGATTGTGTCTACTTGCAAGGCAGAATAATCGcggtttttgtgatttttttgaagaggaatataatttatattttaataaactttcaTAATCGgcgaataattttgaaatattattaattctctTGGTCCCGTTGTCGATCTAAAAGAGGACCTCCGAAATTATCAGCGAGTAAGAATTTTCTGTTTGAAAAAATCTCAAATCCAACAaccagaaacaaaaatattactacTATAAAAGAATACAGTTTTGATCGCCAGTCTagtaaattttttgattctCGAAAAAATTGCGGTTTGCCGAAACATCGTTTTTGAGAAAGGGCAAGGGTCAGTGGTAGGTATTCAAGCTCAATGGTTTTTCCGAGAacacattaaattatatttactttgcAACTGAACAAACTTTGTTGCATATGCACAGATCGTTTATAAAATGATATCCAGTCCTCTTTGCATACGCCCCTGCTGCTGCTTCTTATGCTTCTAGGGTTCCTTTCTCGTATCTATTACagaatatgtacattcatacatacatatgtatatgtaaaactaTTCTTTTATCCTTCTTATGTGGTAATTGCAGAGCACAGCTTTCGCGGAATATGCGTTCATTCTTCGACCTCTATTATGGACGTGGTAGTGAAGAATTCGAAACAAATGAATCGTTTCAGTTAATACTTTGGTGCTGGGCACTAATTGGCGTAAAACCATTGAAACCCTATGGATTCTTTCGATTTTTACAAATGGCGTTCTGCTGGTTTTGTCTGTTTATGGGCCCTGTGATTTTCACTGTCGGCTTCATTCAAGTAACAAAGCAAACGTCATCTATGACCGTTATACTTACCACTCTGCAAGGGTCACTCAACTCGCTGGGTCTACCGCTGAAGGCATTCGTTACAGTCTTTTACTTAGATCGTCTACGTAGTGTCGAACCGATATACAAAAGTTTGGATGCACGCTATCAGAATCCACAGGCACGTTTCGCAATAAGGAACAACGTTATCCAATCGACACACTTGTTCGTAACTCTTGTCGTTTCATATTTCACTTATGGCACCATTTCTTGGCTATCATCAGCTTTTACGCACACTCAAACCGCGAACATATGGTTGCCATTTGTTGACTGGATTCCACATCCGACCATACACTTTTGGCTTCATTTTGTCATAGAGGTGGTTTATTTACACTATTTACTGATCGCTCAATGCATGAACGATCTATATCCGGCTCTTTACATCAAAGCCTTACGTACACATATTATTCTGCTTGCGGACCGCGTCAGCAGATTGGGCGAGAATCCGGAACTCACCGACGAGGATAATTATCAAGAATTAAGTGATTGTGTACGCTCGCATCAGGAATTATTGCAGTAAGAATCACCTTCATGTGCTAAGCATTGATCATGCATAAACTTGTAAATTTTCCATCCACCAACAGAATCTCTAGGGCTGTCGGCTCTGTGATCTCCATCACACTCTTTATACAGTTCACAATAGCCGCCACTGTACTCTGTGTTTGCATGctcaatctttttttatttgccgacGCGAGTCATCGGGTAATTACGATTGTCTATTACCTTTGTGTGCTGATGCAAACCTCACTCACTTGCTATCAGGCATCGATGCTCGAGGCCGACTGTGCAAAGTTGCCCAATGCGATTTTCCATTGCCATTGGTGGGACATGGATAAACGTTCTCGTCGTCTGTTGATCTATTTTATGCATTGCGCTCAGAAGGAAATCTCTTTTGTAGctgttaagttttttaaaattaatttgggcACTAATTTGTCGGTAAGTCGTGGTATGAGAGTGGACAAAACATTCTCACAAATTTTTACAAGAGAACTTATTTCAGTtgctttttctttgaaaatcgcCAAATTCTCATTTTCTTTATATACCTTCATGAATCAAATGGGCGTTGGACAGGATGTGAAGCATGAATTCGAATAAGGAATCGAAGATATAATCATTTTCATCAAAAGTGTTGTATAAGCTGAGGTTTTtgcagttttattaattttatgttacTTATTTTAAGCTTGATATTATCGTTATTTAACACTActtgtaatatttttgaagaataaaataatCAGAATCTATGGTTTACATTAGGCCAGACCATTACCGTCATTGTCAGTGTTTGCCTATCCAAGTGTTttaatagtaatttaaaatattcttctccaCCAAAAATGGAATGATAGATGCAAAAATGAACTTCATTAAATTATTAGCTATAGAGCTTCTtcaaggaccagtgtttatcacaagtatggtgaattcaatcgaggtcgtagaaGGTCGTCCAAATTTTTGTTCcagaaactattgatgctgtgcgcgGTATTACAAGATCGTCATGTGGCCTATTGTGAAAATGAGACAATTATAGGCATCAGTAAGACTGGCATACATTAAATAATGCATGAAAATTtgattgttgctttttttttggaaaaacttagTCGAAGAGGGATCACTCGTAACTACGCTAAGCGAGCTCTTACATATCGAGAAAAGCAACTGAATTTCTGAGAACTTAAACCACCGATTGGATAAGTAATCTGCCGTATACTTTTGACTTTGCACcgcattatttctttttattctcgttcttcttttatttctctGAAGCGGCGGTTGTTTCATTCAAAAtacatgttttggagatacctcaatcagagtggcaacgTATGAGAAAGTGCATATAAAGATCGTAAtatagaatatttataaaaaataaagcgattttcgatgatttatatttgtttttcttctctAATCCCGAATTATAAAAAGCAaccgggccatagcggaatcgcaggaaattgcaaAGCAGTTGAAGAAAAGGCACCCTTCGGCTGGTCGGTGCttccgtatcctcttgtgttctatgTACTACTAGATAGCTTGGCTTTGCGGAAGCTTGGCCAGCACTGGGCGACCAtagatttgtactcagcaaattcGGTTGTTGTAGCTTCAGTGGTTTAggcgatatactcgtatacattaaacttgttaaaaggcccactttttcaaaattttttttttcacagatGCCCCGTGCTACTGCGATTCTCTATACCAAATTACAGCATTATATCTAAATTTAGTGATTAATTATTGCTATTTATGCGTTTTCGGTTAATaacgatttgtgggcgtggtggTGGTCCGAGTACGAATGGACGTGGACGTTGCgtaatatttttcttccataatTGTGGCTGTGATATCGGGTGAAATTAAGAAGTTCCTAACAGTTTGAGGGTGGTGTTTTGCAATCCCAGCTTCCTCCATCTTCTAGACTTTAGTGACAGCGGATATTTTGCGTGTTTCCTTGATACTCCGACTTTGCACATTTCTTTCGGCATTCCGCTACCATCAAGTGGTTTCGGAGCCTAACCAagtcaaacaaacaaatatacttatacatatgtactcgtataatgTAATCGactgttcgtttttcgaattggtAATATGAAATCGGTACTGAACTAACCCTGCCGCCGCGATAACTACTTGTGTAATAGTTATTTTCGATATTCCACTTGACTTTATTtcgaacataaaaatatatggggAATTTTGCTATGCAAATTGCAATAATGATTAAaaaccaataaattaaattattttctgagCTGAGCAAAGTAAGTGAAGACAAAGAGTTTGACAGTGTATTCCGTCTTATATACTATAATAGAaggacttttttaaaaattttaaaattcttaatttattcatcAAAATCTATGTCCTCCTCTTGAAAGTAATCCAACTCAGCCCCGACATACTTTTGCCAACGTTTTTCCAATCCTTGAAACAATTGTTGCAGTTGTAAATTTTCGGAATTGCGTTCAATGCGCGTACCGATTCACGTTctatgtcttcaattgactcgaAACGCTTTCGCCGAAGCGGTGGATTGAGTTTggtgaatagccagaagtcagaTGGATCTAAATCAgtcgaattttgcgaaaaatttaagaagaatcaatgcaaaaaccaagagtagACCTCGCATAACACCCATCACCCTTGTGGACAATGCCGGTCGAAAGGAATTCGGATTGGACCACACTTcaataattgaagaaaaatttcaacataACATAAAAAGTACATAAAGTACTTTCTTTGTCCCGTAGAAAGTCTTTTCTAATATTCTCAGCTCCGGAAAtttgattccacacacaaaatttaagggaacttctttattgaataatttcactcatcgtaaaaattgccgaatgcactttttgtacttcagaaagacaagcttatgctaaatactaatgaatagTTTGATGTGCCATTTGGCGCAGATGTCACTGAAAGTTCCACCAACCCAGAAACAAAATACTTCGGCGAATGGATTTTAacgcaaaatataaattataaagtctACCTATTTacacattattatatattgttcTTAAGGAGGAAAGCTTCTCCACTTTCTTGCTGGGATGCTTATTTACTTTTATGCGTATTTTACCAATTATTATATCtgcagtttattaaatttaatttatccaTAACCTTTATTATCTATTTAATAGAGTACACAGTTTTATTGCAGGTTTATACAGCTCAAGGAAGTGACCGCATTCTCAGTTCAGGTCAGTAgttttaaaattgatgaaatagaTAATGCATACATTTGTATTCTGATGTGTTATATCTCAAAGCTGGTTTATCCGAGGGGTTTGAggtattcaaataatttttattcaatttcaacattaaaCATTACTTGAAATGATATGACATttccaataataaataaataattttcattaaagcaTATGCCACTTGCATACTTTAGCACCTCTCTCGGTCAGTgcgaaaaatgtttattagaaTTTCGCAATTATATCCCGGTGTtagatacataaataaaatttaattacagtccTGTTATGGTGATTTTGCTTAGCGCACTTTTGGTCTATTAAATCAGACCAATCATTTATAAGGCACAtgaaatgaaaacgaaatgTCAGAAGGTTGTTAGAGTCAAGCTGTTTAGACGTTTCCTCAAGTAATTTCGTagtgaaatatattattagtaAGATTTTGCACGTAAACCACAGGCTAATGATTTGTGAAAGtacaaaataagtttgaaaatattccaaattctCGTCGTGAAGGAACCAGCACTACTTAATGTGCTGAAGACAATATTAATCCGATTACATCCATTAAGTGGTTGTGTCCACTTGCAAGCCAGAAAAATCgcgtttttgtgattttttgaagagcaattttatttgatatatcTACCAAATTTAATACACTTTCATAATCGgcgatttattttgaaatattgtaaattcCCTTGATCACGTTGCGATTCTAAAGGAGGACCTCCGAAAGAAGGTCTCTAGCAGCGAGGAAGATTTTCCTGTTAATAATCTCAAATCCAAAAAACAATATTGCTATTAAAGAAGAATACAGGTTGTGATCATAGGGCTAGCCAATTCGCGGCTCATTATTCTTACGTGCGAAAATGTCTAGTCGACGGGTTTAGGAAAAAATGCGTTTAAGGTTAAGTTTATTGATACGAGGCCTTccctttatatttcgggattagagaacaaaaaacaaatattaatac
This region includes:
- the LOC125778526 gene encoding odorant receptor 43b-like isoform X1 → MRSFFDLYYGRGSEEFETNESFQLILWCWALIGVKPLKPYGFFRFLQMAFCWFCLFMGPVIFTVGFIQVTKQTSSMTVILTTLQGSLNSLGLPLKAFVTVFYLDRLRSVEPIYKSLDARYQNPQARFAIRNNVIQSTHLFVTLVVSYFTYGTISWLSSAFTHTQTANIWLPFVDWIPHPTIHFWLHFVIEVVYLHYLLIAQCMNDLYPALYIKALRTHIILLADRVSRLGENPELTDEDNYQELSDCVRSHQELLQISKAVGSVISITLFIQFTIAATVLCVCMLNLFLFADANHRAITIVYYGCVLMQTLLTCYQASMLELDCEKLPDAIFHCHWWDMDKRSRRLLIYFMHCAQKEISFVAVKFFKINLGTNLSIAKFSFSLYTFMNQMGVGENIKHQLD